In Streptomyces sp. NBC_00341, the DNA window CCGCGTAGGCGCCCTCCGCACCGAGGGTGACGACGGCCAGCGGTACGTGCTCCGCGAGCGCGTGCGCGGCGGCGCGGGGGCAGTCCGTACGGGTGTAGCGCATGGCCTCCTGCGCGTTGGGGAGGAACGCCCGGCAGTGCGCCAGGTCGGTCAGCCCCGCCAGGTCCCAGCGGCCGGTCTCGTCCCAGCCGACGTCCGCGAAGACCATGGCGCCGCTGCGGGCGGCCGAGGCCACCCACGGCTCGCTGCGGCCCGGGACGAGCGAGGCGACGGCGGCGCGGGCCCGGGGCGGGCACCGGGGGAAGGCGGCGGCCGGGCCCGGCTCGGCGGGCGGCGGGGCCTCGTGGCCGTGCGAGACCATCGTCCGCTCGCCCTCGTACGCCATGGAGACGGTCACCGGGGAGTGCCAGCCGCGCACGGTGTGCGACATCGAGAGGTCGATGCCCTCGCCCTGCTCCAGGGCGTCCCAGCAGTACTCGCCGTAGTGGTCGTCGCCGAAGGCCGCGGCCAGGGAGGTGTGCAGGCCGAGCCGGGCCAGTGCGGTGGCCATGTTGGCGACCCCGCCGGGGCTGGAGCCCATGCCGCGCGCCCAGGACTCGGTGCCGCGCACGGGGGCGCTGTCCAGGCCGGTGAAGATGATGTCGAGGAAGACCGTGCCGGTGAGGAAGACGTCGCAGTCCGGGTCCTGCGGCGCGCGCAGTCCGTCCAGTGGGTCGATTCCTGGCATCCCAGTGCTCACCTTGCACTCCCCGGTCGTGGCAGTTCCGGCCAGTGTGCCCGATTCACTCCGCCGTTCGGGGGGTCCACGCCGAGTCCGGTCACACAGAGCCTGACCTGCATAAACATGCGTTGCTACCCGCATATCAACGCGACAAACACATAAGTGGCTTAGATCACAGCGAGGCGACTTTCGGTCGGGCGGGGGCGCTTGATACAAATTGGCCCGCGAGCACCGTTGGAGGCATTTTCCGGCGAGTGTGTCGACTTCTTCGCATTTCCTTCATTTTCTGCGTTTTCGCCTTACCCCCTCTCTGTCTTCTCCCGCCTCTTCTGGCATGTCTTCAGGAACGCCCATGTCCTCGCGCCCTCGCGCCGCGTGGCCGCTGGTCGCCGTGTTCACCGCCGGCTACCTCGCCTCATATCTGCTCCCCACCATCGTGGGGAGGCTCTCCGTCTATCTGGGCCTCAGCCCGGCCCAGGGCGGTCTGGTCGGCAGCGCCCTGCTGCTGAGTTCGGCCTGTGCCGGGTTCTGCCTGGCGGGCCGGGTCGAGACGTACGGGCCGCGCAGACCCGCGCGGATCGGACTGACGCTGGCCGCGCTCGGCTACGGCTGCGCGGCGCTGACCGGTTCCGTACCGCTGGTGGTCATGGGTGTGGTCGTCGGCGGCTTCGGCTCCGGCGCGGCGACCGCGGTCGCCGCGGCGGGCATCGCCGCCCAGCGCGATCCGCACCGGACCTCGTCCCTGGGGCTGCTCAGCGTCTCCGCGACCGCCGGCGTCCTCTACCTGACGATTCCTCACCTGGGCGGCGGCCACCGGCTGCCGTTCGCCTCGATCGCTGTGGCCGCGCTCCTCGTCTGGCCCGCGACGTCCCGGCTGGGCGGCGCGGTGCCCGCGGGTCCCGCCGTTCCCGCCGCCGGCCGGCTGCCGCACCGCCGCTCCGGTCTGGTGCTGGCGGGCGGCATGCTCGTCTGGTCGATGGCGCAGAACGCGCTCTGGGGTGTCAGCAGCCGCATCGGGATAGTGCAGGTGGGCCTCTCCGAGGTCTCCATAGGGGCGGTCTTCGCCGCCGCACTCGGCGCCGGGCTGCTCGGCGTGATGGGCGCCGGGCTACTGGGCGCACGGCTCGGACGCGCGGTCCCGATCGGGCTGGGCACCGTGATCATCGCGGTGATGATCGTGGTCAGCTCCTCTGCCGGCGGCCTCCGCTCGTTCGCGACCGGCGAGATCGTCTGGAACACCTTCTACCCGGTGGTCCTGTCGTACCTGATCGGTCTGGCCGCGTCACTGGACATACGCGGCCGCTGGGCGGTCCTCGCGGGATCGGCCTCTTCGGTGGGTGTGGCCTGCGGGCCGCTGCTGGGCAGCGTGTTGTCCGAGGCGTCCGGCTATCGGGTGATGGGGCTGATCCTGGGCGCCGTGACCCTGCTGGTCGCGGTCCCGGTGACGGCCGTCGCCCTGCACGCCGGTGGCCGTCCGCTGGTGCCGGGTTCGGTGCGCCGCAGGGGCGGTGCTCCGGTGGCCCTGCTCGCCGTCACCACCGGCGCGGTGCCCGGCGCCGTGCCCAGGCTCGGCGCGCCCGAGCAGGCCGTCACGGAGCTCAGCCTGCCCGAGTTGCGCCGCAGGCGACTGGTCAGGAGTGCGTTCCGGACGGCCGGCCCGGCCGGCGGGGACGGTCAGTCGAACGCGTACGCCTCGACCTCGGACAGGTAGCGCGCCCGGCGCTCCTCGTCGTGGTCGAGGAAGGCCGCCTCGAAGGAGTTGCGGGCCAGGGTGCGCAGCTGTTCGCGCTCCAGGCCGAGCGCCTCGTGGACGGCGTGGAAGGTGTCCCCGACGTACCCGCCGAAGTAGGCGGGGTCGTCGGAGTTCACCGTGCAGAGCAGCCCGGCGTCCATCATGGCCCGCAGCGGGTGCTCCTCCAGGGTGTCGATGGCCCGCAGCCGTACGTTGGACAGCGGGCAGAGGGTGAGCGGCACCCGGTCCGCGACCAGCCGCTTCACCAGCTCCGGGTCCTCCATGCAGCGCAGCCCGTGGTCGATGCGCTCCACGCCGAGTACGTCGAGGGCCTCCCGGATGTAGGCGGGCGGCCCCTCCTCGCCGGCGTGCGCGACCTTGCGCAGCCCGAGCGCCTCCGCGGCGGCGTACACCTCGCGGAACTTGGCGGGCGGGTGGCCGACCTCCGCGGAGTCCAGGCCGATCGCGCTGATGCGGTGCAGATGCGGCTTCGCGGCCTCAAGGGTCTCCAGCGCGGAGTCGGCGGACCGGTCGCGCAGGAAGCACATGATCAGCTGGGTGGAGACCCCGTGCTTCTCCTCGCTGCGCTCCAGCGCCCGGCCCAGCCCTTCGACGACCGCGGCGATCGGGACACCTCTGGCGGTGTGCGCCTGCGGGTCGAAGAAGATCTCCGCGTGCCGCACACCCTGCGCCGAGGCGCGGGCGAGATAGGCGTCGGCGAGCTCGGTGAAGTCGTCCTCGGTCCGCAACACCGCCATCAGCGCGTAGTACAGGTCGAGGAAGCTCTGCAGATCGTCGAAGAGGTAGGCGGTGCGCAGCTCCTCGGTGTCCGCGTAGGGCAGCCGCACGCCGTTGCGGGCGGCGAGCGCGAAGGCCAGCTCGGGTTCGAGGGTTCCTTCGATGTGGAGGTGGAGTTCTGCTTTGGGGAGGTGCACGGTTTCTCGCTAACGCAGGTGGTACTGGTGTTGTTACTGGTGACGCGTGGGGACCGGGACGGTGATCAGGTCCTGGGCGACGGTGAGTTCGCCCTCGAATCCGGCGGCGCGGGCCTGTGCCTCGAACGCCTCCTGGTCCGGGTAGCGCTGCGAGAAGTGGGTGAGCACGAGGTGCCGTACGCCCGCTTCCCGCGCCACCCGGGCCGCCTGTCCGGCGGTGAGGTGGCCGTGGTCGGTGGCGAGCCGTTCGTCCTCGTCGAGGAAGGTCGACTCGATGACCAGCATGTCGCATCCCTCGGCGAGCGCGTACACGCCGTCGCAGAGCCTGGTGTCCATGATGAACGCGAACCGCTGTCCGCGCCTGTGCTCGGAGACGTCGTCGAGGGTGACTTCGC includes these proteins:
- a CDS encoding carbohydrate kinase family protein, giving the protein MSTGMPGIDPLDGLRAPQDPDCDVFLTGTVFLDIIFTGLDSAPVRGTESWARGMGSSPGGVANMATALARLGLHTSLAAAFGDDHYGEYCWDALEQGEGIDLSMSHTVRGWHSPVTVSMAYEGERTMVSHGHEAPPPAEPGPAAAFPRCPPRARAAVASLVPGRSEPWVASAARSGAMVFADVGWDETGRWDLAGLTDLAHCRAFLPNAQEAMRYTRTDCPRAAAHALAEHVPLAVVTLGAEGAYAVDSANGTAAEVPAIAVEALDPTGAGDVFVAGFVTGTLANWPLADRLAFAGLTAALSVQEFGGSLSAPGWAEIAAWWQQVRTCAGQDPAALQRYAFLEDLLPAAARHWPLRRAVPTIGFRP
- a CDS encoding MFS transporter, whose protein sequence is MSSRPRAAWPLVAVFTAGYLASYLLPTIVGRLSVYLGLSPAQGGLVGSALLLSSACAGFCLAGRVETYGPRRPARIGLTLAALGYGCAALTGSVPLVVMGVVVGGFGSGAATAVAAAGIAAQRDPHRTSSLGLLSVSATAGVLYLTIPHLGGGHRLPFASIAVAALLVWPATSRLGGAVPAGPAVPAAGRLPHRRSGLVLAGGMLVWSMAQNALWGVSSRIGIVQVGLSEVSIGAVFAAALGAGLLGVMGAGLLGARLGRAVPIGLGTVIIAVMIVVSSSAGGLRSFATGEIVWNTFYPVVLSYLIGLAASLDIRGRWAVLAGSASSVGVACGPLLGSVLSEASGYRVMGLILGAVTLLVAVPVTAVALHAGGRPLVPGSVRRRGGAPVALLAVTTGAVPGAVPRLGAPEQAVTELSLPELRRRRLVRSAFRTAGPAGGDGQSNAYASTSDR
- a CDS encoding adenosine deaminase; translation: MHLPKAELHLHIEGTLEPELAFALAARNGVRLPYADTEELRTAYLFDDLQSFLDLYYALMAVLRTEDDFTELADAYLARASAQGVRHAEIFFDPQAHTARGVPIAAVVEGLGRALERSEEKHGVSTQLIMCFLRDRSADSALETLEAAKPHLHRISAIGLDSAEVGHPPAKFREVYAAAEALGLRKVAHAGEEGPPAYIREALDVLGVERIDHGLRCMEDPELVKRLVADRVPLTLCPLSNVRLRAIDTLEEHPLRAMMDAGLLCTVNSDDPAYFGGYVGDTFHAVHEALGLEREQLRTLARNSFEAAFLDHDEERRARYLSEVEAYAFD